Below is a window of Pseudomonas marvdashtae DNA.
CTGCTCCATCCCGCGTCTGTGTGTCGGCATTCTACAGAGGATCGACGCTCTGTCAACCCCTTTACTTGAAAAACCTGTTCCGCTTCAAGTGGTTAGCCTCGGGAAAAGCGAATGTTGCAGTGCTGTGACGCAGGCCTGGGAAGGGCTAGCGCTCTATCGAGCGGTCCACTGCGATTGAAGAAATACATTCATGTAGGCTTTTTCCGCGTCCGCTGAAGGATCTTTCAAACTACTGGTGCTATGTACAGGTTCGAGTGAGATACTGGCGCTCCGATCCATCCCACGTACCGCTTCTTTATATGACGCAACGCAAAATCATCCACGTCGACTGCGACTGCTTCTATGCCGCGATCGAAATGCGCGATGATCCGCAACTGGCCGGCAAACCCCTGGCGGTCGGCGGCTCGGCGGACCGGCGTGGCGTGATCGCAACCTGCAATTACGAGGCGCGGGCCTATGGCGTGCGCTCGGCCATGTCCTCCGGTCACGCCTTGAAACTCTGTCCGGACCTGACCATCGTCAAGCCGCGGATGGATGCCTATCGGGAAGCGTCGAAGGAAATCCATACGATTTTCAGTGATTACACCGACCTTATCGAACCGTTGTCCCTGGACGAGGCCTATCTGGATGTCTCCGCCAGCGCGCATTTCGGAGGCAGCGCCACGCGTATCGCCCAGGACATTCGCCGACGGGTTTCCAATCAGTTGCACATCACTGTGTCTGCCGGCGTCGCGCCGAACAAATTCCTCGCCAAGATTGCCAGTGACTGGAAAAAGCCCAACGGCTTGTTCGTCATCACCCCCGACCAAGTAGAAGATTTCGTATCGGCCTTGCCAGTGAACAAGCTCCACGGTGTCGGCAAGGTCACCGCCGACAAGTTGAACAGGCTCGGTATTGTCGATTGCCGGCATCTGCGCGAGTGGGACAAGCTCGCGCTGGTGCGCGAATTCGGCAGTTTTGGCGAGCGACTCTGGAGCCTCGCCCGTGGCATTGACGACCGCCTGGTGCATAACGACAGTCGGCGTCAGTCCATCAGCGTTGAAAACACCTACGACGTCGATTTGCCCGACCTGCAGAGCTGTCTCGACAAGCTGCCCGAACTGATGGAAACCCTGAGCGGCCGCATCGCGCGGATTGACAGCAGCTACCGTCCGGGCAAGCCGTTCGTCAAAGTCAAATTTCATGACTTCACCCAGACCACCCTGGAACAGGCCGGGGCAGGGCGGGACCTGGGCAGTTATCAGTTGCTGTTGACCCAGGCCTTCAACCGCGGCGGCAAGCCGGTACGGTTGCTGGGAATAGGGGTGCGGCTGGAGGATTTACGGGGTGGGTTTGAGCAGTTGGAGTTGTTTGAGCGGTAAAGCCGCAGCCCAGCGGGAGCAAGCTCCCCCGCCACAGGGGAGCATCCACTCAGCTAGCGCCCGGGTCCGCCACCAGCCGCCCGCCGTCCTTGGTCAGGGCTTTCAGGAATTCGGCCTGCAGTTCCGGATCATTGCGGGTCAGTTCGATCAGGCTCTGCTCCAGCTCGCTGGCTTCTTCTTCAAGGCCCAGCTCCGACAGCCGCTTGACTCGGTGAACCCACTGGCTCACCTCGTCATCTTCCAGGTCGTCATAGATCAACGCATGGGCTTCCACCAATTTGCTGCGCAACGTGCTGCTGATGCTCAGGGACGAGTCGGTATGCACCTCGTCCTGGGCATCGGTGACGCTGATCTGCAATTTGCCGAACTGGCTCAGGTCATGCTCGGCGAACGGGCTTTCCAGC
It encodes the following:
- the dinB gene encoding DNA polymerase IV, with product MTQRKIIHVDCDCFYAAIEMRDDPQLAGKPLAVGGSADRRGVIATCNYEARAYGVRSAMSSGHALKLCPDLTIVKPRMDAYREASKEIHTIFSDYTDLIEPLSLDEAYLDVSASAHFGGSATRIAQDIRRRVSNQLHITVSAGVAPNKFLAKIASDWKKPNGLFVITPDQVEDFVSALPVNKLHGVGKVTADKLNRLGIVDCRHLREWDKLALVREFGSFGERLWSLARGIDDRLVHNDSRRQSISVENTYDVDLPDLQSCLDKLPELMETLSGRIARIDSSYRPGKPFVKVKFHDFTQTTLEQAGAGRDLGSYQLLLTQAFNRGGKPVRLLGIGVRLEDLRGGFEQLELFER